In the genome of Polaromonas vacuolata, the window CTAGCGCCAATCCTTTGACCTTGGCATCCCAAGCGGCGTAGCTTTCCTGCGGAATTTCAAACGGCGCGTGCGGCCAGTTAATGGCTTCGCGGGTGAGCTTGATTTCTTCGGCGCCGAGTGGCTCGCCGTGGGCTTTGGAAGTATTGGCGCGGTTCGGTGAGCCCTTACCAATATGCGTCTTGCAAATGATTAGGCTGGGCTTGTTATCTGTGCTTTGTTTTGCGCTGGCGATGGCGGCATCGACTTGGTCTGCATCGTGGCCGTCGACCGGGCCTATGACGTTCCAGCCGTAAGCGGCAAAACGCTGCGCAGTATTGTCTATAAACCAAGGCGCGACTTGGCCATCAATCGAGATGCCGTTGTCGTCATACAGCGCAATCAGTTTGCCGAGTCGCCATGCGCCTGCCAGTGCGGCGGCTTCGTGGCTAATGCCTTCCATTAAGCAGCCGTCACCCATAAAGACATAGGTGTTGTGCGCCACTACGTTATGGCCGTCACGGTTAAATTCCTGCGCCAGCAGCTTTTCAGCCAGCGCCATGCCGACGGCATTGGTCAAGCCTTGGCCAAGCGGGCCAGTGGTGGTTTCAACGCCTGGGGTGTAGCCAACTTCCGGGTGACCCGGAGTTTTGCTGTGCAGCTGGCGGAAGTTCTTGAGCTCTTTAATTGGCAGCGCATAGCCCGTCAGGTGCAGCACGGCATACAGCAACATAGAGCCGTGGCCGTTAGACAGCACGAAGCGGTCGCGGTCAAACCAATGGGGATTGTGTGGGCTGTGCTTGAGATGTCGGCCCCAGAGTGCCACTGCCATATCCGCCATGCCCATGGGCGCGCCGGGATGGCCGGAATTGGCTTGTTGCACCGCATCCATGGCAAGCGCCCGGATAGAAGCGGCCATGAGGGAGGCGCTGTGGTCTGCAGTAAGAGTCATTGGCTTGGTATCCATTAGGTAGACGCAAGGTCTGGGTGTGGGTAAATACAGCGGCGCCCGTTGGCACGGGGAAACCCGGATTTTACGGGATGAAGCATGACAAGCTGGCGAAGCGGACTTGAGTCAGTCTGTTTTCGCTATGGAATCAATAGCTGCCTAAGACGGTTTAAAGGGCATTACAGACAGGTTTCATTGACAAAAGGGCCATAATCCAAAGTTGTATGACGATAAAAGCAATGATTCTTGCCGCTGGTCGCGGCGAACGCATGCGGCCGCTGACCGATGTGTATCCCAAGCCGCTGCTGCAGGTACGCGGCAAGGCTTTGCTCGACTGGCAGGTTGAAGCACTGGCGCGGGGAGGCTTCGCGCAGCTGGTCATCAACACCGATTGGTTGGGCCATCAAATCGAGCAGCATTTTTCAGACCAGCCCGATATTGTTTTTTCGCACGAAGGCCAAGACTTTGGCGCTGCGCTAGAAACCGCTGGCGGAATAGCCCGCGCTCTGCCATTGCTAGGCGATATGTTTTGGGTTTTAGCCGGCGATGTTTTTATGCCGGGCTTTGAATTTTCTCAATCAGCGGTAGACCACTTTGCCGCCAGCGACAAGCTCGCCCACCTCTGGCTAGTACCCAATCCAGCGCACAACCTATCGGGTGACTTTGGCCTATCGGATACGGGGCTGGCGCTTAACCTGGATGCTGCATCCAGCGAGCCACGCCACACCTTCAGCACGGTGGCGCTTTATCGCCGCGCATTTTTTGACAGTCTGCCCGCCGGCAATCCACAAGGACAACGGGCGGCATTAGCACCACTGCTGCGCCTGGCCATGGCGCGCCAACAAGTTAGCGCCCAGCTATACCAAGGCGCTTGGACCGATGTCGGCACACCGGCGCGATTAGCCGAACTAAACCAAACATGATTTGAAAAGGGAAAACCTATGAGCCTTAACTCCGTTTACCAAAAACGCCGCGCATTAGTCGCCAAAGCCTTAAAGGCTGCCGGCGGCGGTGTCGCCTTGCTGCCAACCGCACCAGAGCACCCGCGTAACCGCGACAGCGACTTTCCCTATCGGCACGACAGCTACTTTTACTATCTGACCGGCTTTAGCGAGCCAGACAGCTGGCTGGTGATTGAAGCCAGCGGCAAGAGCACACTGTTTTGCCGACCGAAAGACACCGAACGTGAAATCTGGGATGGCTTGCGCTTGGGTCCAGACTCTGCACCAGCCGGCTTGGCACTAGATCAAGCCTTTGGCGTTGACAGCTTGGACGAGAAAATGCCAGCACTACTGGCCAATCAGCCGGCAGTCTGGTTTCCGTTTGCGACCCACAAAGGCTTGGAGACGCAAGTTGACGGCTGGCTAGACAAGGTCAGAGCGCGCGTGCGCTTGGGCGCCCAGTGTCCGCGAAGCCTGCACGACTTATGCCAACTGCTAGACGAGATGCGTTTGATTAAGGACGCGCATGAAATAGCCATCCTGCGGCGCGCAGGGAAGATTTCGGCAGGCGCCCATGTGCGGGCGATGCAAACTTCAGCCGCAATGCTGCGCGCCAACGTTAAAACCACCAAGGCATCAAAGTCAGCCAGCGCCGCCAAAGACAGTTTGCGCGAATACCATTTAGAAGCTGAATTACTGCACGAATTTCGTCGCCACGGCGCGCAGTTTCCGGCCTACACCAGCATTGTTGCGGCCGGAGCGAACGCCTGCATACTGCACTACCGAGCCGACACGGCCGAAGTCAAAAATGGTGACTTGTGCCTGATAGACGCCGGCTGCGAGCTCGATGGCTATGCCAGCGATATCACCCGCACATTCCCGGCAAATGGCAAATTCACACCGGCCCAACGCACGCTCTACGACATCGTTTTGGCCGCGCAGCAAGCGGCCATCAAGGTCAGCAAACCCGGCAAACGTTTTACCGATCCGCACGACGCCGCTACCCGTGTGCTGGCCCAAGGCATGCTGGACACCGGCCTGCTAGACGCCAAACAACACGGCACGGTTGACGATGTGATTGCCTCTGGCGCCTACCGCCAGTTTTACATGCACCGCACCGGCCACTGGATGGGCATGGATGTGCATGACTGCGGCGACTACACCGAGCCCAATGGGAAACCCAAATTAGAAAAAGACGGGCTTGGCCAAATGGTGATGAAAAAACCGCCACGCATTTTGCGCGCCGGTATGGTGCTGACGATTGAGCCCGGGATTTACGTGCGACCCGCCAAAGGCGTGCCGAAAGAATTCTGGAATATTGGCATACGTATAGAAGACGACGCCTTGATCACGGCCAAAGGCTGCGAGTTGCTTACACGTGGCGTGCCAGTAGACGCCGACGAAATCGAGGCGCTGATGCAAGCCTAAACGGCTAAAGCGTTGCGCTTTCAGCGATCCGCCTTCAAACCAAGACTCGATTCATCTCAGTATTGTCAGGGCTACCCAAACCCTGATACTGCTACCCATCGGCCTACAATCGCAGACCGAAGAAGCCATTCCACAAGCTTATAACCAGCTAATTCCGGAGACATTTTTTCATGCCTACAAATATTTCGACAGCGTCTGACAAT includes:
- a CDS encoding aminopeptidase P N-terminal domain-containing protein; translation: MSLNSVYQKRRALVAKALKAAGGGVALLPTAPEHPRNRDSDFPYRHDSYFYYLTGFSEPDSWLVIEASGKSTLFCRPKDTEREIWDGLRLGPDSAPAGLALDQAFGVDSLDEKMPALLANQPAVWFPFATHKGLETQVDGWLDKVRARVRLGAQCPRSLHDLCQLLDEMRLIKDAHEIAILRRAGKISAGAHVRAMQTSAAMLRANVKTTKASKSASAAKDSLREYHLEAELLHEFRRHGAQFPAYTSIVAAGANACILHYRADTAEVKNGDLCLIDAGCELDGYASDITRTFPANGKFTPAQRTLYDIVLAAQQAAIKVSKPGKRFTDPHDAATRVLAQGMLDTGLLDAKQHGTVDDVIASGAYRQFYMHRTGHWMGMDVHDCGDYTEPNGKPKLEKDGLGQMVMKKPPRILRAGMVLTIEPGIYVRPAKGVPKEFWNIGIRIEDDALITAKGCELLTRGVPVDADEIEALMQA
- a CDS encoding nucleotidyltransferase family protein — protein: MILAAGRGERMRPLTDVYPKPLLQVRGKALLDWQVEALARGGFAQLVINTDWLGHQIEQHFSDQPDIVFSHEGQDFGAALETAGGIARALPLLGDMFWVLAGDVFMPGFEFSQSAVDHFAASDKLAHLWLVPNPAHNLSGDFGLSDTGLALNLDAASSEPRHTFSTVALYRRAFFDSLPAGNPQGQRAALAPLLRLAMARQQVSAQLYQGAWTDVGTPARLAELNQT